A stretch of Homo sapiens chromosome 12, GRCh38.p14 Primary Assembly DNA encodes these proteins:
- the FAM186B gene encoding protein FAM186B isoform X4, protein MMKEKHLYDILRWLGDWGDTLTYEIGPRKSEEEAAALDEWIEVTEKVLPLSLIATKRGIESLTALCSTLIEGQKKRSQVSKRTFWQGWQGRSPQTSPSHPQPLSPEQMLQDQHTMNTKASEVTSMLQELLDSTMFSKGEVRAIRYMATVVENLNKALILQHKENRSLETKYRHLQMQATKELSSQRLHFQQFMEVLESRRDALLKQVEILGGRYHDLLLMKQALEFQLKKAQNATGQAEDLAEVSVDSPGPSERETLPRKETVMEESQQEPMKEEQLFSPLPPSPMAMIRDSGAIAAGHQPLSTMTVRSRVADVFGSKDTESLEPVLLPLVDRRFPKKWERPVAESLGHKDKDQEDYFQKGGLQIKFHCSKQLSLESSRQVTSESQEEPWEEEFGREMRRQLWLEEEEMWQQRQKKWALLEQEHQEKLRQWNLEDLAREQQRRWVQLEKEQESPRREPEQLGEDVERRIFTPTSRWRDLEKAELSLVPAPSRTQSAHQSRRPHLPMSPSTQQPALGKQRPMSSVEFTYRPRTRRVPTKPKKSASFPVTGTSIRRLTWPSLQISPANIKKKVYHMDMEAQRKNLQLLSEESELRLPHYLRSKALELTTTTMELGALRLQYLCHKYIFYRRLQSLRQEAINHVQIMKETEASYKAQNLYIFLENIDRLQSLRLQAWTDKQKGLEEKHRECLSSMVTMFPKLQLEWNVHLNIPEVTSPKPKKCKLPAASPRHIRPSGPTYKQPFLSRHRACVPLQMARQQGKQMEAVWKTEVASSSYAIEKKTPASLPRDQLRGHPDIPRLLTLDV, encoded by the exons TGTCCAAACGCACCTTCTGGCAGGGCTGGCAGGGAAGAAGCCCACAGACATCTCCATCCCATCCTCAGCCACTAAGCCCAGAACAGATGCTCCAGGACCAGCATACCATGAACACGAAGGCCTCGGAGGTGACGTCCATGCTGCAGGAGCTCCTGGACTCTACCATGTTCAGCAAGGGGGAGGTCAGGGCCATCAGGTACATGGCCACTGTGGTGGAGAACCTCAACAAGGCCTTGATCCTCCAACACAAGGAGAACAGGAGCCTGGAGACCAAATACAGGCACCTGCAAATGCAGGCGACCAAAGAGCTCAGCAGCCAGAGGCTGCACTTCCAGCAGTTCATGGAGGTCCTTGAGAGCAGGAGGGATGCTCTGCTGAAGCAGGTAGAGATCTTAGGGGGAAGGTACCATGACCTTCTCCTGATGAAGCAGGCCTTGGAGTTCCAGCTGAAGAAGGCTCAGAATGCTACAGGTCAGGCAGAAGACCTGGCTGAGGTTTCTGTTGACTCCCCAGGTCCCTCTGAGAGAGAGACCCTCCCAAGGAAAGAAACAGTCATGGAGGAAAGCCAACAGGAACCGATGAAGGAGGAGCAGTTGTTCTCGCCACTTCCCCCAAGTCCCATGGCCATGATACGGGACAGTGGTGCTATAGCTGCAGGGCACCAGCcactttccaccatgactgtgcgCTCGAGGGTCGCAGATGTGTTCGGCAGCAAGGACACTGAGAGCCTTGAGCCTGTGCTTTTACCCTTAGTAGATCGCAGGTTTCCTAAGAAATGGGAAAGACCGGTGGCAGAAAGCTTAGGCCACAAAGACAAAGACCAGGAGGACTACTTCCAGAAGGGAGGACTCCAAATTAAGTTCCACTGTAGCAAGCAGCTGTCTCTAGAGAGCTCCAGGCAGGTGACCTCTGAGAGCCAAGAGGAGCCCTGGGAGGAGGAATTCGGCCGGGAGATGCGGAGGCAGCtgtggctggaggaggaggagatgtgGCAGCAGCGGCAGAAGAAGTGGGCCCTGCTGGAGCAGGAGCATCAGGAGAAGCTGCGGCAGTGGAATCTGGAAGACCTGGCCAGGGAGCAACAGCGGAGATGGGTCCAGCTAGAAAAGGAGCAGGAGAGCCCACGGAGAGAGCCAGAGCAGCTAggggaggatgtggagaggaGGATCTTCACACCCACCAGTCGATGGAGGGACTTGGAGAAGGCAGAGCTATCATTAGTGCCTGCCCCAAGCCGGACCCAATCTGCTCACCAAAGCAGGAGGCCACACTTGCCCATGTCTCCTAGTACCCAGCAGCCTGCCCTGGGAAAGCAGAGACCTATGAGTTCAGTGGAGTTTACCTACAGACCACGGACCCGCCGAGTTCCCACAAAGCCCAAGAAATCTGCCTCCTTTCCTGTCACTGGGACATCCATCCGAAGGCTGACCTGGCCCTCTTTGCAGATATCCCCTGCAAATATTAAGAAGAAGGTGTACCACATGGACATGGAGGCCCAGAGGAAGAACCTGCAGCTCCTGAGTGAGGAGTCTGAGTTGAGGCTGCCCCACTACCTGCGCAGCAAAGCACTGGagctcaccaccaccaccatggagCTGGGCGCGCTCAGGCTGCAGTACCTGTGCCATAAGTACATCTTCTATAGACGCCTCCAGAGCCTCCG GCAAGAAGCGATCAACCATGTACAAATCATGAAAGAAACGGAGGCTTCCTACAAGGCCCAGAACCTCTACATCTTCCTGGAAAACATTGACCGCCTGCAGAGTCTCAGGCTGCAGGCCTGGACGGACAAGCAGAAGGGGCTGGAGGAGAAGCACCGAGAGTGCCTGAGCAGCATGGTGACCATGTTCCCCAAG CTCCAGCTGGAGTGGAACGTTCACCTGAACATCCCTGAGGTCACCTCGCCAAAGCCAAAGAAATGCAAGTTGCCTGCAGCCTCACCCCGGCACATCCGCCCCAGTGGCCCCACCTACAAGCAGCCCTTTCTGTCTAGGCACCGGGCATGTGTGCCCCTGCAGATGGCCCG ccaaCAGGGGAAGCAGATGGAGGCTGTCTGGAAGACCGAGGTGGCCTCCTCCAGTTACGCAATAGAAAAAAAGACCCCTGCCAGCCTTCCCCGGGACCAGCTGAGGGGACACCCAGATATTCCCCGGCTGTTGACACTGGACGTGTAG